From Huiozyma naganishii CBS 8797 chromosome 11, complete genome, a single genomic window includes:
- the MGA1 gene encoding Mga1p (similar to Saccharomyces cerevisiae MGA1 (YGR249W); ancestral locus Anc_5.77) has translation MQIKTFVHKLHSILQEPGISNLIAWSDKYDGAFCLKPYDADFANLVLKRYFKHGNVSSFVRQLHMYGFHKIPVLDVKNTISPLPSSDSINNTSTNSTGPEFTGNNNENSSLESMAQETDQRRTDKASTIWYFSHPSGNFYKDAKYGTLSKTHRKNSALGKNGKRKNVLSPVCISFIDSTSQMPLSARTPLSKPATNSVGGSSGPAPIQRISPRSGSYPGPATTKFPLPEGPHTDVDILQPSNSFSYSNSNNMFIRNGGGQQASNSSEDTRRVSADQQGIIHSHLASNQTFYTAAGVSHPVMNYAPMYQNNNSLIPNPPVWRDQTYIPNNPTVNRTRNGAELNMNNLAQAVILITEILEELNLINFPNGEEDTPPDARQVRMRSLLSSLETLKQNIIADSGLLLNEEVPPHLGRY, from the coding sequence ATGCAAATCAAAACATTCGTTCACAAATTACACTCGATTCTACAAGAGCCAGGGATTAGTAATTTGATTGCCTGGTCAGACAAGTACGACGGCGCGTTCTGTTTGAAACCATACGACGCCGACTTTGCCAACCTCGTGCTCAAGAGGTATTTTAAACACGGAAATGTCAGCAGCTTTGTTAGACAGCTGCATATGTATGGGTTCCATAAAATACCAGTACTCGACGTCAAAAATACTATCAGTCCATTGCCTAGTAGCGACAGTATAAATAATACCAGTACTAACTCTACAGGTCCCGAGTTTACGGGCAACAATAATGAAAATAGTTCCCTAGAGAGCATGGCCCAGGAAACGGACCAGCGGCGAACAGACAAAGCAAGCACAATCTGGTACTTCTCTCACCCGTCGGGCAATTTCTATAAAGACGCCAAATATGGGACGCTGAGTAAAACCCATAGGAAAAACAGCGCGCTGGGCAAGAACGGCAAGAGGAAAAACGTATTGTCCCCAGTGTGCATTAGCTTCATAGATAGCACCAGCCAAATGCCATTAAGTGCAAGAACTCCCTTGTCAAAACCCGCAACGAATTCAGTGGGGGGGAGCTCTGGCCCAGCACCAATACAAAGGATCTCACCCAGGTCTGGGTCCTACCCGGGACCCGCAACTACAAAATTTCCCCTACCAGAGGGACCCCACACAGACGTTGATATTCTACAGCCTTCAAATTCATTTTCTTACTCCAATAGTAACAATATGTTCATCAGGAATGGCGGGGGGCAACAGGCCAGTAACAGCAGCGAAGATACAAGAAGAGTGTCCGCTGACCAGCAAGGAATTATCCACTCGCATCTAGCGTCGAACCAAACTTTTTACACGGCAGCGGGGGTATCGCACCCGGTCATGAATTATGCTCCAATGTACCAAAACAATAATTCTTTGATACCGAACCCCCCGGTGTGGAGGGACCAGACTTATATTCCGAACAACCCGACAGTAAACAGAACTCGCAACGGTGCGGAACTGAATATGAATAACTTAGCACAGGCTGTGATACTGATTACAGAGATACTCGAGGAACTAAATCTCATAAATTTCCCAAATGGGGAAGAAGATACACCACCAGACGCAAGGCAAGTTAGAATGCGAAGTCTCTTGAGTTCACTGGAgactttgaaacaaaatatAATAGCTGACTCCGGGCTTCTGCTGAACGAAGAGGTGCCCCCACACTTGGGACGATACTGA
- the RIE1 gene encoding Rie1p (similar to Saccharomyces cerevisiae YGR250C; ancestral locus Anc_5.76) has protein sequence MTQQEQESVTSTGGGGGGVGLQLEQLANTHLLTVRVRWAKELGVGEQAVVNELSKVVHSFKGNLVNPVYVERYQYLVDSERIDLIQSCDLSFENATVEHAQWASDSKGNKDYSIVIQSQFKKRSAMERCIDKTVSILKDHSGSDDRKVIEAWSISYNNHSLTHPGNIFIGNVSKSTTLAELTEICEGFGPIMSIKLIDNKSGAPGRNKIHETATNFGFVSFQLGSQAAKCINELNGKRINGSDLLVNYHVERKEREKLYWDQFKNPGKETPTTMDNNSDCGADTESNGQMIQFPDENADDFKCVFVGNLPRSTTVITVDTTAEPTVVTVESVIAMIRERMESQLPNLEISSSYFPTEHTDIGSNTSSGNGRTQLKGYGFIKLPTHDDAVCVIETLNGSEWHDHKLTVNRAIQNRVHNLRRRATAFNKPRMYKSPSISNSRRSSFLDVPQQPFVGMVPFFRSGSTPRVFAAQGAPQALLPLANNPHQFIAPSNPYFPSNLPMPTSNQQESNLYIKHIPLSWRDPELYQFYKRFGKIISAKIITIGGSNRRNSGSPGIHQEDSNETNGVSNVGSSKGYGFVCFENPLDASRAILATNGALVDPNHVLEVSFANKKNGHESGDRHMIDVNDTRYNQKFLNALVHEQNQVMLMSSLQNSQGLSPPLPPVIRQAPGFAYQQATTSPIPAFVPVSSYAPIPMQYPNHTDGIN, from the coding sequence ATGACGCAGCAGGAACAGGAGTCGGTGACTTCTactggtggtggtggtggtggtgtgGGGTTGCAGTTGGAACAGCTCGCTAATACACACTTGCTGACCGTTAGGGTGCGCTGGGCAAAGGAGCTGGGTGTCGGGGAACAAGCCGTGGTGAACGAGCTTTCCAAAGTGGTGCACAGTTTCAAGGGTAATCTTGTCAACCCGGTGTACGTTGAGAGGTACCAGTATTTAGTCGACAGTGAGAGAATTGATTTGATCCAGAGTTGCGATTTGTCCTTTGAAAATGCTACGGTGGAACACGCACAGTGGGCTAGTGATAGTAAGGGCAACAAGGACTACAGTATTGTGATCCAATCCCaattcaagaaaagatcCGCCATGGAACGGTGTATCGACAAAACCGTGTCGATTCTCAAGGATCACAGTGGCAGTGATGACCGCAAGGTTATCGAGGCGTGGTCTATCAGTTATAATAACCACTCGCTGACGCACCCGGGGAACATATTCATCGGGAACGTCTCCAAATCTACCACGCTCGCGGAACTGACAGAAATCTGCGAGGGATTTGGTCCCATAATGTCCATAAAACTCATCGATAACAAGTCCGGTGCTCCAGGGAGGAACAAGATCCATGAAACAGCGACAAACTTCGGGTTCGTTTCATTCCAATTGGGGTCTCAGGCTGCTAAATGCATCAATGAGTTGAACGGGAAACGGATAAATGGGTCAGATTTACTAGTCAACTACCACGTGGAGAGAAAGGAGAGGGAAAAACTGTACTGGGACCAGTTTAAAAACCCGGGCAAAGAGACCCCCACCACGATGGATAATAACTCTGATTGTGGGGCGGATACGGAAAGTAATGGACAGATGATCCAGTTCCCAGACGAAAACGCGGACGATTTCAAGTGCGTGTTTGTCGGGAATCTGCCCAGGTCCACCACAGTCATCACCGTGGACACAACAGCAGAGCCGACTGTAGTTACCGTGGAAAGTGTCATTGCTATGATCAGGGAACGGATGGAATCACAGCTGCCCAACTTGGAGATATCCTCCTCGTACTTCCCCACAGAGCACACGGATATTGGGAGCAATACCTCGAGTGGCAATGGCAGGACACAGCTGAAGGGGTACGGTTTCATCAAGCTACCAACCCACGACGACGCGGTGTGTGTCATAGAGACGCTTAACGGCTCAGAATGGCACGACCACAAATTGACAGTCAACAGGGCCATCCAGAACAGAGTCCACAACTTACGACGCAGGGCCACTGCGTTCAACAAACCACGAATGTACAAATCACCAAGCATAAGTAACTCAAGGAGATCAAGCTTCTTGGATGTCCCGCAGCAACCGTTTGTCGGGATGGTACCTTTCTTCCGCAGCGGGAGTACTCCTCGCGTGTTTGCCGCCCAAGGGGCGCCACAGGCATTGCTACCCCTGGCAAACAACCCGCATCAGTTCATTGCTCCAAGCAATCCCTACTTCCCCAGTAACTTGCCCATGCCCACGAGCAATCAACAGGAATCTAACTTGTACATCAAACACATCCCCTTGTCATGGAGGGACCCAGAGTTGTACCAGTTCTACAAGCGGTTCGGCAAGATCATAAGTGCCAAAATCATTACCATTGGGGGGAGCAATCGTCGGAACTCGGGAAGCCCGGGGATCCACCAGGAGGACTCGAACGAGACAAATGGTGTATCTAACGTGGGTTCATCCAAGGGTTACGGGTTTGTGTGTTTTGAGAACCCGTTAGATGCATCGAGGGCGATTTTAGCGACGAACGGGGCGCTCGTGGACCCGAACCATGTCCTTGAAGTGTCCTTTgccaacaagaagaacggtCACGAGAGTGGGGATAGACATATGATAGACGTGAACGACACGAGGTACAATCAAAAATTCTTGAACGCGCTCGTCCATGAGCAAAATCAGGTAATGTTGATGTCCTCGTTACAAAACTCACAGGGTCTATCTCCACCTCTTCCACCGGTCATACGGCAAGCCCCAGGGTTTGCCTACCAACAAGCGACAACGAGTCCCATCCCAGCATTCGTACCGGTATCCTCCTATGCTCCGATCCCAATGCAATACCCTAATCACACTGACGGTATAAATTGA
- the GCN5 gene encoding histone acetyltransferase GCN5 (similar to Saccharomyces cerevisiae GCN5 (YGR252W); ancestral locus Anc_5.65) produces MTVAKRSADSEVWEGDGGVAAKKPKLDNVDSVSGATATVTGDSTVGVGVWDSAGPSRSQTAALSSTIDDEGKGIVKFEFDGIEYKFKERASVIEEKEGKIEFRVVNNDNTKENMMVLTGLKNIFQKQLPKMPKEYIARLVYDRSHLSMAVVRKPLTVVGGITYRPFDQREFAEIVFCAISSTEQVRGYGAHLMNHLKDYVKNTSPIKHFLTYADNYAIGYFKKQGFTKEVTLDKTVWMGYIKDYEGGTLMQCTMLPRIRYLDAGKILLLQEAALRKKIRTISQSHVVRAGLPQFKDLDNIKPIDPMSIPGLREAGWTPEMDELAQRPKRGPHHAIMQNLLIELQNHAAAWPFLQPVNKEEVPDYYEFIKEPMDLSTMEVKLENDKYEKMEEFIRDVHLVCNNCRLYNGENTSYFKYANRLEKFFNNKLKEIPEYAHLVD; encoded by the coding sequence ATGACTGTGGCAAAGAGGAGTGCGGATTCTGAGGTTTGGGAGGGTGATGGTGGTGTTGCGGCGAAGAAACCGAAGCTGGATAATGTGGATAGTGTAAGTGGCGCGACGGCGACGGTGACTGGTGATTCCACGGTTGGTGTAGGTGTATGGGACTCTGCGGGTCCCTCGCGGTCGCAGACTGCTGCTCTTTCGTCGACAATTGACGATGAGGGGAAGGGGATCGTGAAGTTTGAGTTTGATGGGATAGAGTACAAGTTCAAAGAGCGGGCGAGTGTGAtcgaggagaaggagggGAAGATCGAGTTTCGGGTGGTGAATAACGACAACACGAAGGAGAACATGATGGTGCTGACTGGGTTGAAAAACATCTTCCAAAAACAGTTGCCCAAGATGCCCAAGGAGTACATCGCGCGGCTCGTGTACGACCGGTCGCACCTATCCATGGCCGTGGTCCGTAAACCATTGACCGTTGTTGGTGGGATCACGTACCGTCCCTTCGACCAGCGTGAGTTTGCGGAAATTGTGTTCTGCGCAATATCGTCGACTGAACAAGTCCGGGGTTACGGTGCTCATTTGATGAACCACTTGAAGGACTACGTCAAGAACACGTCGCCAATCAAGCACTTCCTCACGTATGCGGACAACTACGCGATCGGATATTTCAAGAAGCAAGGATTCACGAAGGAGGTCACGCTGGACAAGACCGTATGGATGGGGTACATAAAGGATTACGAGGGCGGCACGCTGATGCAATGTACGATGCTGCCCAGGATACGATACTTGGACGCTGGGAAGatactgctgttgcaagaAGCTGCGCTGCGGAAGAAGATCCGCACGATATCACAGTCGCATGTGGTTCGCGCGGGGCTCCCCCAGTTCAAGGACCTTGATAACATAAAACCGATTGACCCGATGAGCATACCGGGTCTCAGGGAGGCAGGGTGGACCCCCGAGATGGACGAGCTTGCGCAGAGGCCGAAGAGGGGGCCTCACCATGCGATCATGCAGAACTTGCTCATAGAATTGCAAAACCATGCGGCTGCGTGGCCATTCTTGCAACCCGTGAACAAAGAGGAGGTTCCGGATTACTACGAGTTTATCAAGGAGCCGATGGACCTGAGCACGATGGAGGTGAAATTGGAGAACGACAAGTACGAGAAGATGGAGGAGTTTATCCGGGACGTGCATCTCGTTTGTAACAACTGTCGACTGTACAACGGGGAGAACACTTCGTATTTCAAGTACGCGAACCGACTTgagaagttcttcaacaacaagttgaaagagATTCCGGAGTACGCGCATCTTGTAGATTGA
- the PUP2 gene encoding proteasome core particle subunit alpha 5 (similar to Saccharomyces cerevisiae PUP2 (YGR253C); ancestral locus Anc_5.64) yields the protein MFLTRSEYDRGVSTFSPEGRLFQVEYSLEAIKLGSTAIGITTSEGVVLGVEKRATSPLLESDSIEKIVEIDRHIGCAMSGLTADARSMIEHARTSAITHDLYYDENIKVESLTQSVCDLALRFGEGAAGEERLMSRPFGVALLIAGYDADDGYQLYHAEPSGTFYRYNAKAIGSGSEGAQSELQNEWHSSLNMRDAEVLTLKILKQVMEEKLDQNNVQLCCITKDGGFEIYDNKKTGEIIKLLKEKEEEEKTQQEQDQQQGEDVEMS from the coding sequence ATGTTCTTGACGAGAAGCGAGTACGATAGAGGGGTCAGCACTTTCTCCCCAGAGGGGAGACTGTTCCAAGTCGAGTACTCCCTCGAGGCTATCAAATTGGGGTCCACAGCGATAGGGATCACAACAAGCGAGGGTGTAGTGCTCGGTGTGGAGAAGAGGGCCACCTCCCCACTGTTGGAGTCTGACTCCATCGAAAAGATCGTCGAGATAGACAGGCACATTGGGTGTGCCATGAGTGGGCTTACTGCTGATGCAAGGTCTATGATCGAACATGCAAGAACCTCGGCGATCACTCACGATTTGTACTACGATGAAAACATTAAAGTGGAGTCTCTGACACAGTCCGTGTGTGATCTGGCGCTCAGGTTCGGGGAGGGTGCCGCGGGGGAGGAGAGACTCATGTCTAGACCCTTTGGTGTCGCGTTGCTCATCGCTGGATACGACGCGGACGATGGGTACCAATTGTACCATGCGGAACCCTCGGGCACTTTCTACAGGTACAATGCAAAGGCTATTGGGTCCGGTTCAGAGGGGGCCCAGTCGGAACTGCAGAACGAGTGGCACTCGTCACTCAACATGAGGGACGCAGAAGTCCTCACCctcaaaatattgaaacaAGTCATGGAGGAGAAATTGGACCAGAACAACGTCCAACTCTGCTGCATTACAAAGGACGGCGGGTTCGAGATATACGACAATAAGAAGACAGGTGAGATTATCAAACTGCtcaaggagaaggaggaagaggagaagacgCAGCAGGAGCAAGACCAACAGCAGGGTGAGGATGTCGAAATGTCCTAG